The sequence CACTCTAGCCACCTTTGAATGCACGCCACGTGGAACTTATGATGACACACTGGCAATAACAACGCTAGCTGCTCGTCTTCTTCATAATTAGACAGACAAATAATGCAGTCATCTTCCACCTCATGTTTTGAGACACTGTAATAGAATATCGCCATCTCCACGTCAACGCTCCGCATCCACGTCTGCTTTGAAGCTGACGTGGAAGGTGCTGCTACCGTCGACTCAGCCGCCGTCGTCTCAGCCGCCACCACCTCAGCTGCCACCACCGTCGTCTCAGCAGATGCCGCCGCCTCATTGGCTGCATTTGGGAGCGCCACCTCATCCTCCATCATCTTCCATCGGCAGTAGAGCAGGAGAGTCAGCGCAAATATGATCAAGGGAAGGGGAACATCCATAAGAATGAGAGTGCATAAAAGTATGAGCTGTTGCATCCATGGCGATAGTCCCATTATAGATAGCAGGAGGCAATCGAGTGTACAACTGCAATTGGGTGTGGCCATGGCTATGCTGGGGGATTCAGAGGATCTTCAGTCTAATATATCAGAATAGCTTCGCTTGTTATCTCCAAATATAGCGGCATTTTTAACAAGAATCTATCAAAACCGACACAAATTTCGGGGGCCACGAGAAAGTATAAAAGAATTTATGATTATGGATGTTTTCAAGGTGTATATTGATGTTTAGAAATGAAACATATAAAAACAAAGTGTTAGTTTGTTTCTTTGTAGTTTTGTAATTAAAATATTGGTTGTTCATATAGAGATAATTAAATAATCTCCAAtgtttataataaaatataatataattttatttttaatttattaaattaataaaaatattttaattaattcgaACTCTAAATTTAACGAAAACTATACAATCAAATTTTAAGGTGATCTataaaattataattgtaataataGACCTAAGTTTACACGAATTcgtaattataattattataaaaaaatacaattaaattataattaattttaaggcTAATATTAAGTAAATATAAAATAACTTCAtgttaaaatttgaaattgaaagaaacatatttatttatattaatttataagAATTGTCATGTAGTGGCCAAAACTATATGAGGTAATATATAGCAATTTATGTATCTGTTTAAATATTAGTTAGTATACATATCTTAATTCATACATCTATCTAAAGAAATACGAGAGATATCTTGATTGGAGCTATTTTATTTATcataaaataattttgttttacttTAAATtataattaagtaaatattttaaaaaaattattagtagACATTAAGAATAATTAGTTTAGTCAACCCTAGGGTGTAGATCGGTTAGTAGAGCCATTGAAAAACATGAATGATTGATGCAAGTTCAAGCCTTGTTCGGATGAAAAAATTAGTTTACCTAGCCGCGCCTAGGGTGGGTCCCTTTTGGGTTATCACATGGCCCAAAAGATTAATCAATAATCAAGAATGATTAGATCAATAAAAAATAGCTTCAATTTCTCAACATTTCTTTAgctagatgtatttaagatatctatactatttTATTTTACTTCCTACACGTCAACATGGGTGGGCCCACCTTTATTACTCCTACACATCCACATTAGTGGGCCCACCTAGGCATGAACACCATGTGAGCCAACTAGGGATTTGAGCTTTGCTTGCATCATTAACAATGCAACCACTTAATCATCACACCACAAGATGAcccccaatttttttttctaatttttaatattatctatttttttatattaaattttaaatttcttatcattattaaaaaataattgaaaataaaaatttataaaacatatttttatttgaattgattattTTCTACTAATaaacttaaaaataatattttctatacatTGTAAATATGAAAATGGtagattaatttttaatttttttgtttttgtttttatgtgttatttattttgaaaatattataattataattaatattaatgttttgacatgtgaatggttgccAAATTTAAACTAAAAGGTAAGAGTTTTAGTTGACGTTAACACACTCATGTCATTACACTCTACCCTTTGCTATCATTGTTTTtagtaatatattaaaaatataatacattattaaaaaatataatatactaACTTATTAtaaattacaatataatattacaattttattatataatatgataaattatatattaaaaatcataTAATCTAGATATTAAGATTATATAGTGTttagttaaaaaaatattaaaaaatttaatatattaaattattaaaaattattgaAATGATAATTTTTGAGTTAATGCTTTTTAGTTGAATAATAGACATGACTACAAAACTTAATTGCAATATAAacttattaattttaaaattagaaagaTCTATAGATTGATAGTGTTAATGATCATTGGTATAGAAGGATATAAACTCTCCCCAACTAACCATAAGAGTCCTTAATATTCTCCCCATTTATTCATCTTCCTAAAGAGGTTTCTATTGCAAATAAATTTTTTCTCTCCATGAAAAATGCaagaacaaaataaaaaaaaatagaaataaaattgaaCAGAATCTTTGTAATGAGTTAAAACAAGATatcatgttatcaaaatttaaaagAGCCTTACAAAATGTCATGGAATATGAGCCAAACATTAATATAAACTTAtgagatttaatattttttaagttatTAAATTGATGCATACATTCAACTTCTCTTCTTATCTATATTTCTAGAGATTAAAATTAGATTCAAAAGACAAAGAAActgaaatatttaataaaaaaattctaaatattaaaaatattagcaAAATATATTTTTCTAAGATTTTTTTTAAGAATGTAGAACAAATAAAGAtacatccaaaaaaaattgaaatgatgtaataCCACATATAGGAATGAATAAATGGCTCTCTAGTAAAAAAGAAAAACACATTTAAAATTATCCCTAGGTCAAATAAAATTGTAACTCACTATGAATAACTATgaaatggagatattaatgttgaATTTAGAATAAAGGTAAAGAGGTTTTTGTAATATCTCTCTTGTTGAATACTAACTTGCATTGACATGAGAGTAACTTTGTAAAAAACCTCTTCTGTCACTTATTATAAAACAAACACTATACCACTC is a genomic window of Cryptomeria japonica chromosome 7, Sugi_1.0, whole genome shotgun sequence containing:
- the LOC131040379 gene encoding putative RING-H2 finger protein ATL53, translating into MATPNCSCTLDCLLLSIMGLSPWMQQLILLCTLILMDVPLPLIIFALTLLLYCRWKMMEDEVALPNAANEAAASAETTVVAAEVVAAETTAAESTVAAPSTSASKQTWMRSVDVEMAIFYYSVSKHEVEDDCIICLSNYEEDEQLALLLPVCHHKFHVACIQRWLECHGKCPICGTTSIPPQSISQMGVQM